A genomic stretch from Chelmon rostratus isolate fCheRos1 chromosome 14, fCheRos1.pri, whole genome shotgun sequence includes:
- the tmem248 gene encoding transmembrane protein 248 isoform X2: MVYLLNPIENLRSYINNRPPLVIFMISVSAVAIAFLTIGYFFKIKEIKSPELTEDWNTFLLRFNELDFCVSENETIKHGLNESTTPESMVVTSGQARSSTQVPLLLEDSGPINISVPITLTLDPQRPFGGYSRNITHLYATVLGQQVGLSGREAHEEINITFTLPLSWNSDDCVLHGHCEQVVFSTCMTITAASNIFPVTVQPPHCVPETYTNATSWYKVFTTVRDSDTKYSQDYNPFWCYKGAIGKVYHALNPKLTVIVPDDDRSLINLHLMHTSYFLFVMVITMFCYAVIKGRPGKVRQTNPDFCPEKVALSEG, translated from the exons atg GTGTACCTGTTAAATCCTATAGAGAACCTGAGAAGCTACATCAACAACCGTCCACCACTGGTCATTTTCATGATCAGCGTCAGTGCAGTGGCCATCGCCTTCCTGACCATCGGTTATTTCTTCAAGATTAAGGAGATCAAGTCTCCAGAGTTGACGGAG gACTGGAACACCTTCCTGCTGCGCTTCAACGAGCTGGACTTTTGCGTGTCGGAGAATGAAACGATAAAGCACGGCCTGAACGAGTCGACCACGCCGGAGAGCATGGTCGTGACCAGCGGCCAAGCTCGTTCCAGCACCCAGGTTCCCCTCCTGCTAGAGGACTCAGGTCCCATCAACATCTCAGTCCCCATCACCCTCACGCTGGACCCCCAGCGCCCTTTCGGAGGCTACTCTCGCAATATCACCCACCTGTATGCCACAGTGCTGGGACAGCAAGTTGGCCTGTCCG GCCGGGAAGCCCATGAAGAAATAAACATCACTTTCACCCTGCCTTTATCCTGGAACTCAGACGACTGCGTGCTGCACGGCCACTGCGAGCAGGTGGTGTTCAGCACTTGCATGACCATCACTGCGGCCAGCAATATCTTCCCAGTCACAGT GCAGCCGCCACACTGCGTGCCAGAGACGTACACCAACGCCACATCTTGGTACAAGGTGTTCACCACAGTCCGCGACTCGGATACCAAGTACAGTCAGGACTACAACCCCTTCTGGTGTTACAAAGGAGCCATCGGCAAGGTGTACCACGCTCTCAACCCAAAGCTTACGGTCATCGTTCCTGAT GACGACCGTTCCCTCATCAACCTGCACCTGATGCACACAagctacttcctgtttgtcatgGTCATCACTATGTTCTGCTATGCAGTCATTAAGGGGCGGCCCGGCAAAGTACGACAAACCAACCCCGACTTCTGCCCTGAGAAG GTGGCGTTGTCAGAGGGTTAA
- the tmem248 gene encoding transmembrane protein 248 isoform X1, with the protein MVYLLNPIENLRSYINNRPPLVIFMISVSAVAIAFLTIGYFFKIKEIKSPELTEDWNTFLLRFNELDFCVSENETIKHGLNESTTPESMVVTSGQARSSTQVPLLLEDSGPINISVPITLTLDPQRPFGGYSRNITHLYATVLGQQVGLSGREAHEEINITFTLPLSWNSDDCVLHGHCEQVVFSTCMTITAASNIFPVTVQPPHCVPETYTNATSWYKVFTTVRDSDTKYSQDYNPFWCYKGAIGKVYHALNPKLTVIVPDDDRSLINLHLMHTSYFLFVMVITMFCYAVIKGRPGKVRQTNPDFCPEKVQQTPAVLYDLNRWRCQRVKKTSENYVRTYL; encoded by the exons atg GTGTACCTGTTAAATCCTATAGAGAACCTGAGAAGCTACATCAACAACCGTCCACCACTGGTCATTTTCATGATCAGCGTCAGTGCAGTGGCCATCGCCTTCCTGACCATCGGTTATTTCTTCAAGATTAAGGAGATCAAGTCTCCAGAGTTGACGGAG gACTGGAACACCTTCCTGCTGCGCTTCAACGAGCTGGACTTTTGCGTGTCGGAGAATGAAACGATAAAGCACGGCCTGAACGAGTCGACCACGCCGGAGAGCATGGTCGTGACCAGCGGCCAAGCTCGTTCCAGCACCCAGGTTCCCCTCCTGCTAGAGGACTCAGGTCCCATCAACATCTCAGTCCCCATCACCCTCACGCTGGACCCCCAGCGCCCTTTCGGAGGCTACTCTCGCAATATCACCCACCTGTATGCCACAGTGCTGGGACAGCAAGTTGGCCTGTCCG GCCGGGAAGCCCATGAAGAAATAAACATCACTTTCACCCTGCCTTTATCCTGGAACTCAGACGACTGCGTGCTGCACGGCCACTGCGAGCAGGTGGTGTTCAGCACTTGCATGACCATCACTGCGGCCAGCAATATCTTCCCAGTCACAGT GCAGCCGCCACACTGCGTGCCAGAGACGTACACCAACGCCACATCTTGGTACAAGGTGTTCACCACAGTCCGCGACTCGGATACCAAGTACAGTCAGGACTACAACCCCTTCTGGTGTTACAAAGGAGCCATCGGCAAGGTGTACCACGCTCTCAACCCAAAGCTTACGGTCATCGTTCCTGAT GACGACCGTTCCCTCATCAACCTGCACCTGATGCACACAagctacttcctgtttgtcatgGTCATCACTATGTTCTGCTATGCAGTCATTAAGGGGCGGCCCGGCAAAGTACGACAAACCAACCCCGACTTCTGCCCTGAGAAGGTACAACAGACACCAGCAGTGCTATATGACCTGAACAG GTGGCGTTGTCAGAGGGTTAAAAAGACATCAGAGAACTATGTCAGAACTTACCTGTAA